The window GCAGATGGTCTCCCCGCTCAGCGGCGGCCTGATCGAGACAGCATTCGGCTGGCGCGCGATCTTCTACGCCATCACCGTCGCCGCGATCATCGTCGCCGTCGGCATCGCATTCGCGCTGCCCGAAACGCGCCGAGACCGCGCCGCCGGCAGCGGCTTTCGCGACGATGTCGGCATCCTGATCCGCAACCGCGCCTTCGTCGGCTACGTGATGTGCCAGGTGCTCGCCTCGCAGATCATCTTCACCTTCGCCGGCGGCGGCCCCTATATCGTGGTGACGCAGATGGGCAGGACCAGCGCCGAATACGGCGCGTGGTTCGCGACGACGGGTTTTGCCTATCTCGTCGGCAATCTGCTCTGCGTGCGCTTCGCGCCCAGGCATTCGCTGGAGAAGTTGATCTGGTTCGGGCTCGCGCTCCAGCTTTGCGGTAGCCTGTTGAACCTGCTGTGGAGTTTCACCGGCTGGAACGAGGCACCCGCCTGGCTGTTCGGCACGCAGATGATCGTGATGGTCGGCAATGCCTTCGTAATGGCGAACTCGGCCGCCGGCGCCATCAGCGTCCGTCCCGAGGCCGCCGGCACCGCGTCAGGTGCGATGGGCTTCCTCCAGCAGGGCATCGGCGCGCTGATGTCGCAATTCGGCGCCTATCTCGGCGGCCATTCCGCGACCACGCTGCCGCTCACCGCCGCGGTGCTGGCGATCTCCCTGCTCTGCGCCTGCACGATGATCTTCGTCGTCCCCCGCCGCGAGGTCATGGTGAGCGAGACGCTGATCGGGCAGGCGGAAGAGGAAGAGAGCGGGATGATGTGAGGGATGCGCGGTGAGGCCTTCTTCCTTCTCCCCTTGTGGGAGAAGGTGGCGCGCGTAGCGCGCCGGATGAGGGGTCTCTCTCCGCACGGGCCCCCTCTCAAAGTTTGAACTCGAGGATAGAACCCCTCATCCGGCGCTACGCGCCACCTTCTCCCACAAGGGGAGAAGGGAAGAGTCACTCCCCGATCAGCTGCAGCCACTCGTCCTCGGTCAGCACCTTGACGCCATGCTTGGTGGCTTCCGCGAGCTTCGAACCCGCGCCGGGGCCGGCGACGACGAGATCGGTTTTCTTGGACACCGATCCGGACACTTTTGCGCCTAACCGCTCAGCGGTGGCCTTGGCCTCGTCGCGCGTCATCTTCTCCAGCGAGCCCGTGAACACCACGGTCTTGCCGGCGACGGCGGAGTTGCTCTTCGGCTTCTCGGCGTCGATGATCTCGACCTCCCTGGTCAGCCGCTCGACGATGCCGCGATTGTGGCTCTCGCCGAAATAGTCGGCGATGCTCTTGATCACGGTCTCGCCGATCTGGTCGAGCGCATCCATCTCGGCCATCGCCTCCTCGTCGCCCTTGGCGACCTTGAGGCTGGCATCGTGGAAGGCGTCCCAGGAACCGTAGCCGCGTGCCAGCGCCAGCGCCGTGGTCTCGCCGATATGGCGCATGCCGAGCGCGTAAATAAAACGCTCCAGCGCGATCTTCCGACGGCTCTCGATCGCGCTGAACAAATTGCGCACCGAGGTTACGCCGTAACCCTCGATGTCCTCAAGCTTGAGTTTAGCATTGCGCTTTTCCAGCGTGAAGATGTCGGCTGGCTCCTTCACGAATCCTTCGTCGAAAAAATACTGAAGTTGCTTCTCGCCGAGGCCGTCGATGTCGAAGGCCCGCCGCGACACGAACAGCTTCAGGTGCTCGGTCTTCTGATAGGGACAGGCGAACTCGCCGGTACAACGGGCGCGTGCCTCCTCTTCGCCAGCGGCCGTCTCTCCTCGCACGACGTCGGTATGCAGCGGACACGGACATTTCTTGGGGAAGTGGTATTCCTTAGCGCTCTTCGGCCGCATGTCGAGGACGACGTCGACCACCTGCGGGATGACGTCGCCGGCGCGCTGGATCACGACGGTGTCGCCGATCCTGATGTCGCGGCCCTCGCGCAGCACTTCGCCCTTATTGCCGATACCCTTGATGTAGTCCTCGTTGTGCAGCGTGACGTTCTGCACGATCACGCCGCCGACGCCGACCGGCTCGAGCTTGCCGACCGGCGTGAACGAGCCGGTGCGGCCGACCTGGATCTCGATGTCGCGCAACACCGTCGTGGCGCGCTCGGCCGGGAATTTGTGGGCGATGCCCCAGCGCGGCGTGCGCGAGACGAAGCCGAGCCGTTCCTGCCAGTCGATGCGGTCCACCTTGTAAACGACGCCGTCGATGTCGTACTCGAGCCTTGCGCGCTGTTCCTCGATCGCACGATGAAACGCGAGCAGCTCCTCGACGGAGTGACAGAGCTTGGTCAGCGGGTTGGTCTTGAAGCCGCAGCGCTCGAACCAGTGGATCATGCCGCTCTGCGTGGCCTCCGGCATCGCGCTCATCTCGCCCCAGGCATAGGCGAAGAAGCCGAGGGGACGCGAGGCGGTGATGGTCGGGTCCTTCTGCCGGAGCGAACCCGCGGCCGAATTGCGCGGATTGGCGAAGATGGTGCCGCCTTCGGCCTTCTGCCGCTCGTTGAGCGCGAGAAAGGCCTTCTTGGTCATGTAGACCTCGCCGCGCACCTCGCAGATATCGGGAACGTTGCGGCCCTTCAGCTTTTGCGGCACGTCTTCGAGCGTGCGGATATTGGCGGTGACGTCCTCGCCGACCGCGCCGTCACCGCGCGTCGCGGCGGTGACGAGCTCACCACCCTCATAGCGCAGCGACATCGAGAGGCCGTCGATCTTCGGCTCGGCGGAGAAATCGATTCTGTCGTCGTCGAGCTTCAGGAAGCGGACGATGCGGCCGACGAAGTCGCGCAGATCCTCTTCCGCAAAGGCGTTATCGAGCGACAGCATGGGGACGGCATGCCGCACCTTCTTGAAGCGGCCTGACGGTGCGGCGCCGACTTTCTGCGACGGCGAGTCCGCGCTGACGAATTCCGGAAAGCGCTTCTCGATCGCGTTGAAGCGCTGGCGCAGCGCGTCATACTCGGCATCGGTGACGGTGGGCGCGTCGTCCTGGTAGTAGCGTTCGTTATGCCCCTCGATCTCGAGCGCGAGCCGCATGTGTTCGACCTTGGCCTGCGCCTTGGTGAGGTCGGCGACGTCGCGAAGCGGTGCTGGTTTCGATTTTGCTGCTCTGGCCATGGGTGCTTGGATACGATGGAGCGGACGGGAGGGTAAAGGCGGTTACAGTTTCGTACCCCGGACATAACGTTTAGGGCCCGGCGCTTGCGCGCGTCCGGGACACGAAATCAAGCCGTCGCCGCCTTGAGCAGACGGTCCGCGGCAGCCCTCGCCTCGGCGGTGATCTCGGCGCCGGCGAGCATCCGCGCGATCTCCTCGCGGCGGTGGTCGGCGGCGAGCGCATTGACGCGGGTGGCGACGCGCTTGCCCTTGTCCAGTGCGTCCTTGGAGATCAGCAAATGCTGGTCGGCACGGGCGGCGACCTGCGGAGCGTGGGTGACGGCCATCACCTGAACCTTGCCGGCGAGCCGCGCCAGCCTTCCGCCGATCGCGTCCGCGACCGCGCCGCCGACGCCGGTGTCGATCTCGTCGAAGACCAAGGTCGGCGCCGAGCCGCGGTCGGACAGCACGACCTTCAGCGCCAGCAGGAAACGCGACAGCTCGCCGCCGGAGGCGACCTTCATCATCGGCCCTGGCTTGGTGCCCGGATTGGTTTGCACCCAGAACTCGACGCGGTCGAAGCCTTGCGGGCCTGGAGCTGCCTCGTCGGTCTGAACCTGGGTCATGAACTTGGCGCGTTCGAGCTTGAGCGGCGCGAGCTCGGCATTGACGGCCTTGTTGAGCTTCTCCGCCGATTTCTGCCGCGCCATCGACAGCTTCTTGGCGGCCGCCGCATAGCGCGCGTCGGCTTCGATCGCGGCCTGCTCCAGCTTTTTCAGCCGTGAGGCGCCGGCGTCGATCAGGACGACGTCGGCGGCATATCTTGCGGCAAGTGCGGCGAGCCCGTCGACCGGCGTCGAATATTTGCGCGAGGCGGCGCGCAACGCGAACAGCCGCTCCTCGATGCGTTCGAGCTCCGAGGGATCGAAATCGGTCGCGGCAAGCGCCGCCTGGAGATGCTGGTCGGCTTCCTCCAGCGCGTTGATCGCGGTATCGATCGCCCTGACCGCGGGCTCGACCAGCGCCGGCGAGTTGACGCCGCGACGCTCCAGCCGGCGCACGGCTGCCGACAGCGAGGCGACCGGCGAATGGTGGCCACCGACCGCCTCCTGCGCCTCGCGCAGGTCGGAGGCGATCTTCTCGCCCTGCATCATGGTCGTGCGCCTCGAAGCCAGCGAGGTCTCCTCGCCATCCCTAGGCGCGAGCTGCTTCAATTCGTCCGAGGCGTGGCG of the Bradyrhizobium sp. WSM1417 genome contains:
- a CDS encoding multidrug effflux MFS transporter, whose amino-acid sequence is MHGIISKPPETAKNLATSRVVLLLLVVMTGIAPISLYMLVPALPVLATTFGSDISVAQMTVSLYMVGIALSQLIMGPLSDRFGRRPVLLGGLALMVAASVACIFAETLPQLIAARFFQALGGAAGMVVSRAIIRDIYQRDRVASMISLVVAALMIGQMVSPLSGGLIETAFGWRAIFYAITVAAIIVAVGIAFALPETRRDRAAGSGFRDDVGILIRNRAFVGYVMCQVLASQIIFTFAGGGPYIVVTQMGRTSAEYGAWFATTGFAYLVGNLLCVRFAPRHSLEKLIWFGLALQLCGSLLNLLWSFTGWNEAPAWLFGTQMIVMVGNAFVMANSAAGAISVRPEAAGTASGAMGFLQQGIGALMSQFGAYLGGHSATTLPLTAAVLAISLLCACTMIFVVPRREVMVSETLIGQAEEEESGMM
- the ligA gene encoding NAD-dependent DNA ligase LigA produces the protein MARAAKSKPAPLRDVADLTKAQAKVEHMRLALEIEGHNERYYQDDAPTVTDAEYDALRQRFNAIEKRFPEFVSADSPSQKVGAAPSGRFKKVRHAVPMLSLDNAFAEEDLRDFVGRIVRFLKLDDDRIDFSAEPKIDGLSMSLRYEGGELVTAATRGDGAVGEDVTANIRTLEDVPQKLKGRNVPDICEVRGEVYMTKKAFLALNERQKAEGGTIFANPRNSAAGSLRQKDPTITASRPLGFFAYAWGEMSAMPEATQSGMIHWFERCGFKTNPLTKLCHSVEELLAFHRAIEEQRARLEYDIDGVVYKVDRIDWQERLGFVSRTPRWGIAHKFPAERATTVLRDIEIQVGRTGSFTPVGKLEPVGVGGVIVQNVTLHNEDYIKGIGNKGEVLREGRDIRIGDTVVIQRAGDVIPQVVDVVLDMRPKSAKEYHFPKKCPCPLHTDVVRGETAAGEEEARARCTGEFACPYQKTEHLKLFVSRRAFDIDGLGEKQLQYFFDEGFVKEPADIFTLEKRNAKLKLEDIEGYGVTSVRNLFSAIESRRKIALERFIYALGMRHIGETTALALARGYGSWDAFHDASLKVAKGDEEAMAEMDALDQIGETVIKSIADYFGESHNRGIVERLTREVEIIDAEKPKSNSAVAGKTVVFTGSLEKMTRDEAKATAERLGAKVSGSVSKKTDLVVAGPGAGSKLAEATKHGVKVLTEDEWLQLIGE
- the recN gene encoding DNA repair protein RecN; this encodes MLARLSIRDIVLIERLDIEFATGLAVLTGETGAGKSILLDAFALALGGRGDAGLVRHGAEQGQVTAVFDIPKNHPAAKILAENGLEDTGEMILRRVQLADGRTRAFINDQAISVQTLKAVGAALVEIHGQHDERALVDAATHRRLLDAFAGLEKDVSAVEALWDARRTANTALEEHRAGMERAAREADYLRHASDELKQLAPRDGEETSLASRRTTMMQGEKIASDLREAQEAVGGHHSPVASLSAAVRRLERRGVNSPALVEPAVRAIDTAINALEEADQHLQAALAATDFDPSELERIEERLFALRAASRKYSTPVDGLAALAARYAADVVLIDAGASRLKKLEQAAIEADARYAAAAKKLSMARQKSAEKLNKAVNAELAPLKLERAKFMTQVQTDEAAPGPQGFDRVEFWVQTNPGTKPGPMMKVASGGELSRFLLALKVVLSDRGSAPTLVFDEIDTGVGGAVADAIGGRLARLAGKVQVMAVTHAPQVAARADQHLLISKDALDKGKRVATRVNALAADHRREEIARMLAGAEITAEARAAADRLLKAATA